The DNA sequence TTCGTTACATCGGCCTGCAGGTTGATGCCGTTGATTCTTTCGTTCTCGATCTGAAGCTGTGGAATTTGAGCTGTGAATTGAACCCCGGGATTATCCAGCGTTCCGCTGCCCTTCGCGCTGAGATTCAATGTTCCCGTCAGGTTGATGTTGTGCGCGCGCAGCGTGCGGACCTGATCGAGGTGGAATCCGGCGGTCTGAAGCTGGCCGTCGTAGGCTTTGCGTTTCGGGAAATAGGTCAGGTTTGCCTGGGCACTGCCTGCGGGCATTCGCAGGCCCAACCGGGCATGGACTTCGTCTCCCGTTCCCTGGAAATCGATGCTTGCCGATTGAATCGGTTCATCGGACACGGCAGCCTGGGTCAGCGTAATGGTTCCTCCACCGGCCGGATTCAACTCTGAACCATGAAAAGATATGTTGGCGGCAAGTGTGCCGGTGACGGGAGTTTGCACTCCGGCAAGGTTCTTCAGATCCGCAATGTTCAGTTGTGTGGCATTTGCGTCGATCTGGAACGGGCTGGTGTCGCGAAACGTCCAATGATCCAGTCCGATGTTCAAATTGAACGTCATCCTGCCGCGATTCGATGCGGGAATGATCTCGCCGTTACGCAACGCAACATGCGATGGATCGGCATCGATGCCGGCTCGAACAGTTCGCCAGGCGGTGCCCTTGACCTTCAGAGAGGCAGCCGACAACTCCCCATTGATCTGAGGATTTATGGTTGAGCCGCGAACGCTTCCGTTAAAAGTTGCGCTGCCTTCAAGGCCGAGCGGTTGCGGCATCGCGCCAAAGACGTCCGCGGCGGTTTCGATCTCGCGTAAGTCGTTTGATTGAACCTGGACCTGCAGGCTTGCTGTTTTGCTGACTGTGCCATTCAGGCTGATTGTGGTCTCAGGCAGCCGGATGTAACTCCGGTCAAATGAGACTTCCTGTTTTGCAGCAGAGTAGGCCGCGTGGAGATTTCCGTCTTCGGTCAGGACGGGCGAATTCGCTTTTGCGATCGTCCCTTTGAATTCGGCGTCCGTGTGCGCAGTAAGCGTGTCCAGCGTCTTTGTGAAATTGGCATCGATCTTCGCATTCGCGGTCCCCGTCAGCTTGAAATCCTTTGAGGTCCGTGCATTGACCAGCGCCTGCAGACTCGCGAGCGCAATGTCATGCGTCGTTGCATGCAATTCCGCGACTTGGGCGCCAGTCACGTCGCGCATCTTCAACTCACCGCCGACGCTGCCGCCAAGAACCTTTGCATGCAAATCGCGAATCTCCACATCGCCGTTTTTCAGCGTGTATCGCGCGCTCAGGTCGCGAACCTGCGTGTTCACAGACGGCGTATGGACCTGAAGCAGGCTGCTCGTAACATTGCCGTCCAGTGCCACGCTTTGAACAACCGGCTTGTTCGGATCACTTTCGAATCGGCCGGCCCCGGCGACCTTGACGACGCCTGCGGGCAGCGTGGTGTCTCTTAAAATCTGCCGCAGTTCAGCAGTATCCAGTGTCGACTGGTATGTGGCGGTAATGTTTGGATGAACGTAGTCGTTCATCGTTGCGCTCAGACTGACCTCGGACGCGCCGCTCGTGATCTTGCTGCGCTTCAGCGTGAAGCTGTCCGGCGTCGCTTCGAATTCCGCTTCAAGGCTGTGAATTACCGGATTCAGGTTCTGGAAATGGATCTTGCCGTCTTTGTAGCTCAAGTCACCGGAATATTTGGGCCCGGTCTGGAAGCTCGATTGGAATTCCAGATCATGGAGGTCCGCGTCGAGGGCGCTTTGGCGATCGTTATAGTAGACCTCGCCCCGGCCAAGCACCACGTGACGGATGCCGAGGTCGAAAATGCCCGGGCTCGGTCCGTTGTTCTTTAATCTGGGGAAATTGGTATCGCCGTTCCCCGTCACAAGAATGCGGGCAACCGGGTGATCGATTGTGATTTCTTTCAGGTACCACTTGCGCGATAGCAGGGAAACGATTTGAACAGCAACGCCGAGATGCTCGACCTGAAGGAATGGAGGCGCCTGGTACGGAGGCGCCCCGTCAACGGCGACGCCGTACATATCGACGGACGGGCTCAAGCCCGACAGATGAACGGAAAAATCACTCATGTGGAATGCGAGGCCAGTCGCTTCGCTCAGCTTTGTCTGGGCCACCCGCAGGATGAATTGCCTGAAGTTTCTGTTGTGCAGCAGTGCCGAGACAGCGATGAGGAGCACGAGAATCAGCATGCAGAGTCCGGCTGCGCTCCAGGCCACAATGCGTTTCCAATTGCGGCGCGGTGGATCGGGACGATCGTAATAGTTGGGAGGTAAAGGTACAGTGCTCAAAATGCTTGCCCCAATGTAATGAAAAATTGAGTGGCGCTGATGCCGGGAATGGGACTCACGTTACGTCCGACATCGAAGCGCACGGGACCGACAGGCGTTGCGTAGCGCAGGCCAAGGCCCACGGAGTTTGTGTATTGCTGCGTGAAATTTCCGGCCCCGACAGCGCTGAATGCATTTCCGCCGTCATAAAACGTTACGAGGCTGAGGTTTTTCATGATGCGCGCTGGAATGCGGAGTTCCGAATTCAGGAGAAACAGCTCTCTCCCTCCCGTCGGCACGGTGATGAGCGCGCACGTCGAAGGATCCGATGGATTGCCGCAGGCCGGGATCGTCTGCTGCGGTCCGGCGCCGTTCAGGGGGAAGCCGCGGAGAGTGCTGCCGCCGCCGGTAAAAAACAACTGGCTGAATGGCACATGACTGTTCCCAAAGGCCTCTTCCACTCCGATCCTCACGCTGGTCGCCCAGATGGTTTTGTGTATAGGCCTGTAAAACGCCGTCTGGGCGAGGACCTTCCCGAAGCTCGTATTGGATCCGAGGATGATGGGATTGAGATCGAATTCGACGCTGTTATACGTTCCCTTGTGTCCATCGAGCGGGTTGTCTCGCGTGTCCCGAAGCCAGACTGCCGCCAGGGTTGACAGTCGTGTGTGCAGGTCCTCGCTGGGCACCAGTTGCGGAATCAGAAGGTTCGTCAATCCTGTTTCGCTGAATGTATACCTCAGCTGAAGGTTTTCCGATCTGCCGGCATTCAATGGTCTTTGCAGCTGAAAGGCTGCCTGGCCGATGCGTGCATCGAAGATCGGATTCTCGTGATTCAATTCGCCGCTGGCCGTCAGGCTGGCTGTCCACTTTGTCCAGGCGAAGTTCGGATCCTGGTACAGGAAGCTGACACGTCGATCCAGCGGTCCGTAGAGCGCGCCGAAGGTTAGCGATTCGGCTCTTCCGCGAACATCGTTGAGTGTGTACTGCAGGTTGACGCGAGGGCCTTGAAAAGTTTGCTGGCTGGTCTGGAATGAGGATGGCAGTCCGACA is a window from the Terriglobia bacterium genome containing:
- a CDS encoding translocation/assembly module TamB domain-containing protein, which translates into the protein MSTVPLPPNYYDRPDPPRRNWKRIVAWSAAGLCMLILVLLIAVSALLHNRNFRQFILRVAQTKLSEATGLAFHMSDFSVHLSGLSPSVDMYGVAVDGAPPYQAPPFLQVEHLGVAVQIVSLLSRKWYLKEITIDHPVARILVTGNGDTNFPRLKNNGPSPGIFDLGIRHVVLGRGEVYYNDRQSALDADLHDLEFQSSFQTGPKYSGDLSYKDGKIHFQNLNPVIHSLEAEFEATPDSFTLKRSKITSGASEVSLSATMNDYVHPNITATYQSTLDTAELRQILRDTTLPAGVVKVAGAGRFESDPNKPVVQSVALDGNVTSSLLQVHTPSVNTQVRDLSARYTLKNGDVEIRDLHAKVLGGSVGGELKMRDVTGAQVAELHATTHDIALASLQALVNARTSKDFKLTGTANAKIDANFTKTLDTLTAHTDAEFKGTIAKANSPVLTEDGNLHAAYSAAKQEVSFDRSYIRLPETTISLNGTVSKTASLQVQVQSNDLREIETAADVFGAMPQPLGLEGSATFNGSVRGSTINPQINGELSAASLKVKGTAWRTVRAGIDADPSHVALRNGEIIPASNRGRMTFNLNIGLDHWTFRDTSPFQIDANATQLNIADLKNLAGVQTPVTGTLAANISFHGSELNPAGGGTITLTQAAVSDEPIQSASIDFQGTGDEVHARLGLRMPAGSAQANLTYFPKRKAYDGQLQTAGFHLDQVRTLRAHNINLTGTLNLSAKGSGTLDNPGVQFTAQIPQLQIENERINGINLQADVTNHVADVSLDSESASLKTFVRGHGRVNLSGSYETDAALDTASIPLQPLFAIYMPAQAGNMSGQTELHATIHGPLKDKSQVEAHITIPALTLSYRNQVQLAAAQPIRMDYSRGVFNLQRTAIRGTKTDLQLEGTIPVTSTAPITVVALGKIDLSLIQMLDPEVISSGQVQFNIDGGGRRSSPDVQGQVTIVNASLAGDSLPLGLQNGNGVLVLTNNRLDIRQFAGNVSGGTLTATGGLAYRPALQFSVALNAKNIRTLYPDGVREGLDTNLSLVGTPNYATLRGQVRLTDVSFTPAFDLNNIIGALGGAQGIAAPPGGLAHNLHLDIGVVSTNDLNLTNSKLSVQGAANLRVSGTAAQPTVLGRVNLTGGDLIFRANRYILQPSTLDFVDPYQISPRVNLAVDTTIQQYDVHMLLRGTMDRLRTTYTSEPALPPADIINLLVFGKTSEAQNANPTPGNLGAESLIASSVSGQVTNRVEKVAGISQLSVDPVLGGTSGQNPGARVTVQQRVTGNMFVTFATDATSTQTQVIKLEYQATPRVSLSGVRDQNGGFAFDIRIRKTW